A genomic stretch from Halococcus saccharolyticus DSM 5350 includes:
- a CDS encoding thiamine pyrophosphate-binding protein: MTKVSTEIVRTLERLDVEYLFGYPGGRAIELLEELAASDIEVVRPRDEREASVMAEMYGRLHRKPGVLTGQGPWIGSIGAIGQMEARLGSSPMVAITEASERGDYSTLAPYQQARGDYGGFALPKILDGITKEWWFPRTPNETLRSTQLAFKHATAGRPGPTAVVLDGDAVTAEVPANDDPPALWSPEEQTKNWESSPTATDVERAAEHLANADRPVIVAGNGVHAAGAYDELEAVAETYDAVVATSYLGKSTIAETHDLAAGVIGSFGHEGANQAVSEADVLLVVGCRLNPMDTNWQAASFIRPDEQTILHADIDTRNAGWVYPADVGLIGDAKHSLSALGEAAAAFAPGNDWARDRARDARESFRVPECDTDDEPILPQRAVAAIDDIVDENTLVTADSGNNRFWLLNYLQTPARRTYFGSGGVGGMGWAGPAAVSAAITTDKDVIAVAGDGGFTMTMTCIETAVEYGVAPTFVVLNDTSLGMVRQMDDEIPGVDFHDTDFVQVAEGFGAEGMRVRSPGDLADPLESAKAADVPTVVDVRIDRDEEMVDALQSSFYEEVGGLHE; the protein is encoded by the coding sequence ATGACGAAAGTTAGTACAGAGATCGTTCGAACCTTGGAACGTCTCGACGTTGAGTACCTGTTCGGCTATCCCGGTGGCCGAGCCATCGAACTCCTCGAAGAACTCGCAGCATCGGACATCGAGGTCGTCAGACCCCGTGACGAGCGCGAGGCGAGCGTGATGGCCGAGATGTACGGCCGGCTCCACCGCAAGCCAGGTGTACTCACCGGCCAGGGACCGTGGATCGGCTCCATCGGCGCGATCGGCCAGATGGAGGCGCGGCTCGGCTCGTCACCGATGGTCGCCATCACCGAGGCCTCCGAGCGCGGCGACTACTCGACGCTCGCGCCCTACCAGCAGGCCCGGGGCGACTACGGGGGATTCGCGCTTCCGAAGATTCTCGATGGCATCACCAAGGAGTGGTGGTTCCCCCGAACGCCGAACGAGACGCTTCGATCCACCCAACTCGCGTTCAAACACGCCACCGCCGGCCGGCCCGGGCCCACGGCAGTCGTTCTCGATGGCGACGCCGTCACCGCCGAGGTTCCCGCAAACGACGACCCGCCCGCGCTCTGGTCGCCCGAAGAACAGACGAAAAACTGGGAATCGAGCCCCACGGCGACCGACGTCGAACGGGCGGCCGAGCACCTCGCGAACGCCGACCGACCGGTGATCGTGGCGGGCAACGGCGTCCACGCTGCGGGGGCGTACGACGAACTCGAAGCGGTCGCCGAGACCTACGACGCCGTAGTGGCGACCTCCTACCTCGGGAAGTCGACCATCGCCGAGACTCACGATCTCGCGGCGGGCGTCATCGGTTCGTTCGGCCACGAGGGCGCGAACCAGGCGGTGAGCGAGGCCGATGTCCTGTTGGTCGTGGGCTGCCGGCTGAACCCGATGGACACCAACTGGCAGGCAGCATCCTTCATCCGTCCCGACGAGCAGACTATCCTCCACGCCGATATCGACACCCGGAATGCGGGCTGGGTCTACCCTGCCGACGTCGGGCTGATCGGCGACGCAAAGCACAGTCTGAGCGCGCTCGGGGAGGCCGCCGCGGCGTTCGCGCCGGGCAACGACTGGGCGCGCGATCGCGCCCGCGACGCCCGCGAGTCGTTCCGGGTTCCCGAGTGTGACACCGACGACGAACCGATCCTCCCCCAGCGCGCGGTCGCGGCGATCGACGACATCGTGGACGAGAACACGCTCGTCACCGCGGACTCGGGGAACAATCGATTTTGGTTGCTCAACTACCTCCAGACGCCCGCCCGACGAACGTACTTCGGCAGCGGCGGCGTCGGCGGGATGGGCTGGGCCGGCCCCGCCGCGGTCTCGGCAGCGATCACCACCGACAAGGACGTGATCGCGGTCGCGGGCGACGGTGGGTTCACGATGACGATGACCTGCATCGAGACCGCGGTCGAGTACGGCGTCGCGCCGACGTTCGTGGTGCTCAACGACACGAGCCTCGGGATGGTCCGCCAGATGGACGACGAGATTCCGGGCGTAGACTTCCACGACACCGACTTCGTCCAGGTCGCCGAAGGGTTCGGGGCTGAGGGGATGCGTGTCCGCTCGCCAGGCGACCTCGCCGACCCACTCGAAAGCGCGAAAGCGGCCGACGTCCCCACCGTAGTCGACGTGCGGATCGACCGCGACGAGGAGATGGTCGACGCGCTCCAGTCGTCCTTTTACGAGGAGGTCGGCGGGCTCCACGAATAG
- a CDS encoding HD domain-containing protein, with protein MGTPDYENQVREAYPELDRIESDDLREAVIEAWTLGLERGGWRDIEDIPYAWNIHEITNVEHVRGVTKIALESARVQREFHDADPDIDVLVAACLLHDVGKCYEYVDHVDAERLSGTDRERYASEEIPHSISGYALAHEVGVPLAVQRAIPHFLGEVPKRTLEAELLKSANSASSNAITQSAMGITLNEWVDEYSQTTD; from the coding sequence ATGGGGACACCGGACTACGAGAATCAGGTCCGGGAAGCCTACCCCGAACTCGACCGGATCGAGAGCGACGACCTCAGGGAGGCGGTCATCGAGGCGTGGACGCTCGGACTCGAACGTGGCGGCTGGCGCGACATCGAGGACATCCCGTACGCGTGGAACATCCACGAGATCACGAACGTCGAGCACGTCCGCGGCGTGACGAAGATCGCACTCGAATCCGCCCGCGTGCAGCGCGAGTTCCACGACGCCGATCCCGACATCGACGTTCTCGTCGCGGCCTGTCTGCTCCACGACGTCGGGAAATGCTACGAGTACGTCGACCATGTCGACGCCGAACGCCTCTCTGGAACCGACCGTGAACGCTACGCCTCCGAGGAGATCCCCCACTCGATTTCGGGCTACGCGCTCGCCCACGAGGTCGGCGTCCCGCTCGCGGTCCAGCGCGCGATCCCCCACTTCCTCGGCGAGGTGCCAAAGCGCACGCTGGAGGCCGAACTGCTCAAGAGCGCCAACTCGGCGTCGTCGAACGCCATTACCCAGTCGGCGATGGGGATCACCCTGAACGAGTGGGTCGACGAGTACAGCCAGACGACCGACTGA
- a CDS encoding NAD-dependent epimerase/dehydratase family protein, translating to MATNETVLVTGGTGFIGSYVAKDLVENGHDVVAYDLSTDDRILSKLDIADEVEIRRGDVSEATDVVNAVAETGATHIIHLAALLTNSAESNPRAALDVNVQGTSNVFEAARTLDDQVERVAWASSAAIYAPPHNYDDGGDWWVSEDDLVYPDTLYGATKGYNEHQARVYNEEYGVDHVAIRPTVAYGPYRETGGSAFLANIIEKPALGESFSVEYGDQEIDWQHVEDIAQAFRLAAFTPEEDLSQRVYNVRGELATIQKAAETVREIMPDADLEVSDEGELPWTQRLDMTAFQEDTGYEVRYDLDAGFRKYIDVLREENGLDPL from the coding sequence ATGGCAACCAACGAAACCGTGCTCGTAACTGGCGGCACCGGGTTCATCGGCTCCTACGTCGCGAAGGATCTCGTCGAGAACGGCCACGACGTGGTCGCGTACGACCTCTCGACCGACGACCGCATTCTCTCGAAGCTCGACATCGCCGACGAGGTCGAGATCCGGCGCGGCGACGTGAGCGAGGCCACCGACGTGGTGAACGCGGTCGCCGAGACCGGGGCGACCCACATCATCCACCTCGCCGCGCTGTTGACGAACTCGGCCGAGTCGAACCCCCGCGCTGCTCTCGACGTCAACGTTCAGGGGACGAGCAACGTCTTCGAGGCGGCACGCACCCTCGACGACCAGGTCGAGCGCGTCGCGTGGGCGTCCTCGGCGGCGATCTACGCCCCGCCGCACAACTACGACGACGGCGGCGACTGGTGGGTCTCCGAGGACGATCTCGTCTACCCGGACACCCTCTACGGCGCAACGAAGGGGTACAACGAACACCAGGCGCGCGTCTACAACGAGGAGTACGGCGTCGACCACGTCGCCATCCGGCCGACCGTCGCGTACGGCCCCTACCGCGAGACCGGCGGGAGTGCGTTTCTCGCAAATATCATCGAGAAACCCGCGCTCGGCGAATCCTTCTCGGTGGAGTACGGCGATCAGGAGATCGACTGGCAGCACGTCGAGGACATCGCCCAGGCGTTCCGCCTCGCGGCGTTCACCCCCGAAGAGGACCTCTCTCAGCGGGTCTACAACGTCCGCGGCGAACTCGCAACCATTCAGAAGGCCGCCGAAACAGTCCGAGAGATCATGCCCGACGCCGACCTCGAAGTGAGCGACGAAGGTGAGCTCCCGTGGACCCAGCGCCTCGACATGACCGCGTTCCAGGAGGACACGGGCTACGAGGTGCGCTACGACCTCGACGCCGGCTTCCGGAAGTACATCGACGTGCTCCGCGAGGAGAACGGGCTCGACCCGCTCTGA
- a CDS encoding M24 family metallopeptidase, translating into MYERSFMEGTRGTQAVDWEERIDVKRLREERYEKALERLQDSELGSMLLVSDPNIRYITGLAMTGGSGADHYTLLTENGDVVHWDTADHASNQRFNCPWLDDIRYACPGLGNVPRASGRDSACDFLTQKMASLVEEAMAEYGVAKEPMGLDVGSTGLVDAFESDGVDVRTKECVDLMHDARKIKTRDEIECLRMVAAICEAGFQKITESARPGKRESEVWGDAVGELWRHGAMVQGGYVTSGPNTWPKHQANTTDRMMRPGDIVYADFYNIGYLGYRSCYYRTFSMGEPTQAQKDAYETARDNLYDVLERIEPGATTDEIAQGFPDMEGEHADWYDADEHWQMTTNHWAHGLGLQLYEVPLIWRGLSPDHPIEIEEGMTMAVETMEPAERQGVRVEEMVVVRENGVEILSEWPVEEITRIDY; encoded by the coding sequence ATGTACGAGCGAAGCTTCATGGAGGGAACGCGGGGGACCCAGGCTGTCGACTGGGAGGAGCGTATCGACGTCAAGCGCCTCCGCGAGGAACGCTACGAGAAGGCCCTGGAGCGACTCCAGGACTCGGAACTCGGCTCGATGCTGCTGGTTTCGGACCCCAACATCCGGTACATCACCGGACTCGCCATGACCGGCGGGAGCGGGGCGGACCACTACACCTTGCTCACCGAGAACGGCGACGTGGTCCACTGGGACACCGCGGACCACGCCTCGAACCAGCGATTCAACTGCCCGTGGCTCGACGACATTCGATATGCGTGCCCCGGCCTCGGGAACGTCCCGCGCGCCTCGGGTCGCGATTCCGCGTGCGACTTCCTGACCCAGAAGATGGCGAGTCTCGTCGAGGAGGCGATGGCGGAGTACGGCGTCGCCAAGGAGCCGATGGGACTCGATGTCGGGAGCACAGGGCTGGTCGACGCCTTCGAGTCGGACGGCGTCGATGTCCGGACGAAGGAGTGCGTCGATCTGATGCACGACGCCCGCAAGATCAAGACCAGAGACGAGATCGAGTGTCTCCGGATGGTCGCGGCGATCTGTGAGGCGGGCTTTCAGAAGATCACCGAGTCCGCGCGGCCAGGCAAGCGCGAATCCGAGGTCTGGGGCGACGCGGTGGGCGAACTCTGGCGACACGGGGCGATGGTCCAGGGCGGGTACGTCACCAGCGGGCCGAACACGTGGCCGAAACATCAAGCGAACACCACCGACCGGATGATGCGCCCGGGCGACATCGTCTACGCCGACTTCTACAACATCGGCTATCTGGGGTATCGATCGTGTTACTATCGGACGTTCTCGATGGGCGAACCCACACAGGCCCAGAAAGACGCCTACGAGACCGCGCGCGACAACCTCTACGACGTGCTCGAACGGATCGAGCCGGGCGCGACCACCGACGAGATCGCGCAGGGGTTCCCGGACATGGAGGGCGAGCACGCCGACTGGTACGACGCCGACGAGCACTGGCAGATGACCACGAACCACTGGGCGCACGGGCTCGGCCTCCAGCTCTACGAGGTCCCGCTGATCTGGCGGGGACTTTCGCCCGACCACCCGATCGAGATCGAGGAGGGAATGACGATGGCGGTCGAGACGATGGAGCCGGCAGAGCGCCAGGGCGTCCGGGTCGAGGAGATGGTCGTCGTCCGCGAGAACGGCGTCGAGATTCTCTCGGAGTGGCCGGTCGAGGAGATCACCAGGATCGACTACTGA
- a CDS encoding VOC family protein produces MTHETPIRIDHVGIAVEEFETAETVLHALGAEKYVDDTGPDGEFRWVGYVLGDASRLELITPLVAGSFLDEFLDRNGPGLHHVTCEVADIDAVAASLTDAGVTVVDRAEHEVYTELFVSPHNPTGTLFQLMEYHDTYEERYDPDHSFVGGHRVEEAWPAFDSAEE; encoded by the coding sequence ATGACTCACGAGACTCCGATCCGGATCGATCACGTCGGGATCGCGGTCGAGGAGTTCGAAACGGCCGAGACCGTCCTCCATGCACTCGGCGCTGAGAAGTACGTCGACGACACCGGTCCAGATGGGGAGTTCCGGTGGGTCGGCTACGTTCTCGGCGATGCCTCGCGGCTCGAACTCATCACGCCGCTCGTGGCGGGGAGCTTTCTCGACGAGTTCCTCGACAGAAACGGACCCGGCCTCCACCACGTCACCTGCGAGGTCGCCGACATCGACGCCGTGGCCGCGTCGCTGACCGATGCCGGCGTCACCGTGGTCGATCGGGCCGAACACGAAGTGTACACCGAGTTGTTCGTCTCGCCGCACAACCCCACCGGCACACTTTTCCAGCTGATGGAGTACCACGACACCTACGAGGAGCGCTACGATCCCGACCACTCGTTCGTCGGCGGCCACCGGGTCGAGGAAGCGTGGCCGGCGTTCGACTCGGCCGAGGAGTGA
- a CDS encoding IclR family transcriptional regulator has translation MSGNERSNRPVTTTETSIRILELLKANGGVSLAGLADELEMARSTIHRHLLTLEDNDLVRRAEGNYHLGLRLLDFGMRARDRIDFYHAARPLVDRLADETDEKVWLVAKDGRFSVHLYKSYGDNPLETSAQVGQRRYLHQLAAGKAILSQLPDAELRDVLDHCGLPEQTEHTITERDELLGELDGISERGYAFNRGESITGLNAVGAPIRDADGYPVGAISISGPANRVKGDLLREELPDKLLAAIDEIHIHLRYASNGEGGQPG, from the coding sequence ATGTCCGGCAACGAACGGTCGAATCGTCCGGTAACCACCACCGAGACCTCTATCCGGATCCTCGAACTTCTGAAGGCCAACGGAGGGGTGAGTCTCGCCGGGCTCGCCGACGAACTCGAGATGGCCCGGAGCACCATCCACCGTCACCTCCTGACGCTCGAGGACAACGATCTCGTCCGTCGTGCGGAGGGCAACTACCATCTCGGGCTCCGACTGCTCGATTTCGGGATGCGCGCGCGCGACCGGATCGACTTCTATCATGCCGCCCGCCCGCTGGTCGATCGGCTGGCGGACGAGACCGACGAAAAGGTCTGGCTGGTTGCGAAGGACGGCCGTTTCAGCGTCCACCTCTACAAGTCCTACGGCGACAACCCGCTCGAAACCTCCGCACAGGTCGGCCAACGACGGTATCTTCACCAGCTCGCCGCCGGGAAGGCGATCCTCTCACAGCTTCCCGATGCGGAACTTCGGGACGTTCTCGATCACTGTGGCCTCCCCGAACAGACCGAGCACACGATCACCGAACGTGACGAACTGCTCGGCGAACTCGACGGGATCAGTGAGCGCGGCTACGCGTTCAACCGCGGCGAGTCGATCACCGGACTGAACGCAGTCGGCGCGCCGATCCGCGACGCCGACGGCTATCCGGTCGGGGCGATCAGCATCTCCGGTCCGGCGAACCGGGTGAAAGGCGACCTTCTTCGAGAAGAGCTGCCCGACAAGCTGCTCGCCGCGATCGACGAGATCCACATCCACCTCCGGTACGCCTCGAACGGAGAGGGCGGTCAGCCCGGATAG
- a CDS encoding EthD domain-containing protein: MFKHVALLVRQEGMSHEEFREYWEDNHSPLAKDIEGVVRYQTVYPNDPENAEFDGLAELYFETLDDLHEALGSEGSRDYDPTREVAAEAREDVNNFLDVERRPRFIGEEKVWKDEVDGETDGLYKHSAFLVRQEGMSHEEFREYWEDNHSPLAKDIEGVVRYQTVYPTDPENAEFDGVAELYFETLEDLHEALGSEGSRDYDPSREVAAEAREDVNNFLDVERRPRFIGEEKVWKNETEGVEGY, encoded by the coding sequence ATGTTCAAGCACGTTGCGTTGCTGGTCCGCCAGGAGGGAATGAGCCACGAGGAGTTCCGCGAGTACTGGGAGGACAACCACTCCCCGCTCGCGAAGGACATCGAGGGCGTTGTTCGCTATCAAACCGTCTATCCGAACGACCCCGAAAACGCCGAGTTCGATGGACTCGCGGAGCTGTACTTCGAGACGCTCGACGACCTCCACGAGGCACTCGGCAGCGAGGGTAGTCGGGATTACGACCCCACGCGCGAGGTCGCCGCCGAGGCCCGCGAGGACGTGAACAACTTCCTCGACGTCGAACGCCGACCCCGCTTCATCGGCGAGGAGAAAGTCTGGAAAGACGAAGTCGACGGCGAGACTGACGGGCTCTACAAGCACTCGGCATTCCTTGTCCGCCAGGAGGGGATGAGCCACGAGGAGTTCCGCGAGTACTGGGAGGACAACCACTCCCCGCTCGCGAAGGACATCGAGGGTGTCGTCCGCTATCAGACCGTGTACCCCACGGACCCCGAGAACGCCGAGTTCGACGGCGTTGCCGAATTATACTTCGAGACGCTCGAGGATCTCCACGAGGCCCTCGGCAGCGAGGGCAGCCGTGACTACGACCCCAGCCGGGAGGTCGCTGCCGAGGCCCGCGAGGACGTCAACAACTTCCTCGACGTCGAGCGCCGGCCCCGCTTCATCGGCGAGGAAAAAGTCTGGAAGAACGAGACCGAGGGTGTCGAGGGGTACTGA
- a CDS encoding sodium-dependent transporter translates to MTRDTWATRAGFILAAVGSAVGLGNIWRFPWMTAENGGSAFLVTYLFIVLGVGVPGLLAAFVIGRRANRNPVGAFESLRGGRGWTVLGGLCIVTSLVLVSFYSVVGGWVLRYFLESFTGAYFAQPEAHFGSIDFGLQAFGFQVAFLVLTALVVVAGIRKGIEATTKVMMPAVVVLLAGLAVWAFQQPNAAAGYEFFLSFNGGYLADNFVAVLGAAAGQALFTLSIGGGTMLTYASYLGEDRSLPADGSIIAILNLGIGVLAGLVVFPLLFSVVGGPTGGGTGALFVSIAGAFADLPAGRFIGATFFLVVLFAALSSSISMLEIPVSYVVDEYGYDRTPVTLGLFVLVLGTGAINAFNGGIFAFVAGPLVSQLMTLGLIGFMIYAAWVLGDEAVAEFRKGAGSIARALATPWRYAIGTVFPLFLLFSFYSSIVDFAGISLSTMAIAGLALLTGIPFVGVVRWVEGSGRTGTAEAAD, encoded by the coding sequence ATGACACGCGACACCTGGGCAACGCGGGCCGGCTTCATTCTCGCGGCAGTCGGCAGCGCTGTGGGACTCGGTAACATCTGGCGATTTCCGTGGATGACGGCCGAAAACGGCGGGAGCGCGTTTCTGGTCACGTATCTGTTCATCGTGCTCGGCGTCGGCGTCCCCGGCCTCCTCGCAGCGTTCGTAATCGGCCGGCGCGCGAACCGAAACCCCGTCGGCGCGTTCGAGTCGCTCCGAGGTGGCCGTGGCTGGACCGTGCTCGGCGGGCTCTGTATCGTGACCTCGCTCGTGCTGGTTTCCTTTTACAGCGTCGTCGGCGGCTGGGTGCTCCGGTACTTCCTCGAGAGTTTCACTGGCGCGTACTTCGCCCAACCCGAAGCCCACTTCGGTAGTATCGACTTCGGCCTTCAGGCGTTCGGCTTTCAGGTCGCTTTCCTCGTCCTGACCGCACTGGTCGTCGTCGCCGGCATCCGCAAGGGGATCGAGGCCACCACGAAGGTCATGATGCCCGCGGTCGTGGTGTTGCTGGCCGGGCTCGCAGTGTGGGCGTTCCAGCAGCCGAACGCGGCTGCGGGCTACGAGTTCTTCCTCTCGTTCAATGGCGGGTATCTCGCCGACAACTTCGTGGCGGTGCTCGGTGCGGCAGCCGGTCAGGCGCTGTTCACGCTCTCGATCGGCGGCGGGACGATGTTGACCTACGCGTCGTATCTCGGTGAGGATCGCTCGCTCCCTGCCGACGGCTCGATCATCGCGATCTTGAACCTCGGAATCGGTGTACTCGCCGGTCTCGTAGTGTTCCCGCTGCTGTTCTCGGTCGTCGGCGGCCCGACCGGCGGTGGGACGGGTGCGCTGTTCGTGAGTATCGCTGGGGCGTTCGCCGATCTCCCGGCGGGGCGGTTCATCGGCGCGACGTTCTTCCTCGTCGTGCTGTTCGCGGCGCTGTCGAGTTCGATCAGCATGCTCGAAATCCCGGTGTCGTACGTCGTCGACGAGTACGGGTACGACCGCACGCCAGTCACCCTCGGACTGTTCGTGCTCGTCCTCGGAACCGGCGCGATCAACGCGTTCAACGGGGGAATATTCGCGTTCGTCGCCGGTCCGCTCGTGAGCCAGCTCATGACGCTCGGCCTGATCGGGTTCATGATCTACGCCGCGTGGGTGCTCGGCGACGAGGCCGTGGCGGAGTTCAGGAAGGGTGCGGGGTCGATCGCGCGGGCGCTCGCCACCCCGTGGCGGTACGCGATCGGGACGGTGTTCCCACTCTTCCTCCTGTTTTCGTTTTACTCGTCGATCGTCGACTTCGCCGGGATCTCGCTTTCGACGATGGCGATCGCGGGACTCGCGCTTCTCACCGGAATTCCGTTCGTCGGCGTGGTGCGCTGGGTCGAGGGAAGCGGTCGAACCGGGACGGCTGAAGCGGCCGACTGA
- a CDS encoding LLM class flavin-dependent oxidoreductase translates to MKLGTGLFTGQRRPDDDRSMSELYDEILTLGRAIDDAGLDSAWVSEHHFAEDGYLSGTMPALGALAAATDDIEIGTCIALAPLYDGVRLAEDAATVDLLSDGRLTLGLAIGSNPDEFEQFGVPIEERAERLADQVDLLRAAWSEGPLDYDAEFHDVAPDVTVTPKPERDVPVMLGGAAKPAVRRAARTADAWCAPSKLSLTGLEKRVEDIRRVRDEENIESEFTVYALQHGWVGDSREEAWETMKPGYFYIQRRYAEIFSGEPVDELSEERKQELKEQAIFGTPEQVADELDRYREAAGDDVHCVFRTYHPGVGTDAMAECIERLGTEVAPKLR, encoded by the coding sequence ATGAAACTCGGCACCGGACTGTTCACCGGTCAGCGCCGCCCCGACGACGACCGCTCGATGAGCGAGCTCTACGACGAGATCCTCACGCTCGGTCGCGCGATCGACGACGCCGGCCTCGACAGCGCGTGGGTTTCCGAGCACCACTTCGCCGAGGACGGCTACCTCTCGGGCACGATGCCCGCACTCGGTGCGCTCGCGGCTGCGACCGACGACATCGAGATCGGGACGTGCATCGCGCTCGCGCCGCTCTACGATGGCGTTCGACTGGCCGAGGACGCCGCGACGGTCGACCTCCTCTCGGACGGCCGGCTCACCCTCGGGCTCGCGATCGGGTCGAACCCCGACGAGTTCGAGCAGTTCGGCGTTCCGATCGAGGAGCGTGCCGAGCGGCTCGCCGACCAAGTCGACCTCCTCCGCGCGGCGTGGTCGGAGGGCCCGCTCGACTACGACGCCGAGTTTCACGATGTCGCGCCCGACGTCACCGTGACGCCGAAACCCGAGCGGGACGTGCCGGTGATGCTCGGCGGCGCGGCGAAACCCGCAGTGCGGCGGGCCGCCCGGACCGCCGACGCGTGGTGTGCGCCCTCGAAGCTCTCGCTCACCGGGCTCGAAAAGCGCGTCGAGGACATTCGGAGGGTGCGCGACGAGGAGAACATCGAGAGTGAGTTCACGGTGTACGCGCTCCAGCACGGCTGGGTCGGCGACTCCCGCGAGGAGGCGTGGGAGACGATGAAGCCAGGCTACTTCTACATCCAGCGCCGCTACGCCGAAATCTTCTCGGGCGAACCGGTCGACGAACTCTCCGAGGAGCGCAAACAGGAACTGAAAGAGCAGGCGATCTTCGGTACGCCGGAGCAGGTCGCCGACGAGCTCGACCGCTACCGCGAGGCCGCCGGTGACGACGTTCACTGCGTGTTCCGGACCTATCATCCAGGCGTCGGCACCGACGCGATGGCCGAGTGTATCGAACGACTCGGCACCGAAGTCGCACCGAAACTCCGCTGA
- a CDS encoding Nramp family divalent metal transporter, with protein sequence MATNTETTTTEDERIGEELNYPAESWGGFLRNHFGPSLLWALTAIGSSHIVLAPTISGLYGVFAIWIAAAVFLVKYGGWELGVRYNYGVGRNPVEGYGDLPGPNHWAQWVTLLIVVVPQTIIAGSVGVAAASFLSAVVPGLGRLPAYALLLVVATVLVVSSRYSLLETVLKLFVVALGVLLVLGIFVAPPSAEVIAETAFAVPELRSAVFLGLFASMAGFAPTGLGTTINLASWSMAKEQGARALRDRNLDPHDEQFHDYIAAWIKTGRRDFNLAYAFTFVLIVAMILLGANVLYPNPPTDQNLAIALGSILEESFGPWAYWAMIVGAFAALYSTVITLLDGAPRVASDILPLVLEREMDTERVRKTLVILMAVISFVPLLVIGSLPVTLVVGAAIMVSVFQFFYYVANYYVVREHLPARFQPGTGAKTYYAVATLLVIVFGLLGAGSQLGIVG encoded by the coding sequence ATGGCAACAAACACCGAGACAACCACGACGGAGGACGAACGGATCGGCGAGGAGCTGAACTACCCCGCCGAGAGCTGGGGTGGGTTCCTCCGGAACCACTTCGGGCCCTCGTTGCTGTGGGCGCTGACCGCGATCGGATCGAGTCACATCGTGCTCGCACCGACGATCAGCGGTCTCTATGGAGTCTTCGCCATTTGGATCGCGGCAGCGGTGTTCCTCGTGAAATACGGCGGTTGGGAGCTCGGCGTCAGATACAATTACGGCGTCGGTCGCAACCCGGTCGAGGGGTACGGCGACCTCCCGGGACCCAACCACTGGGCGCAGTGGGTGACGCTGCTCATCGTGGTCGTCCCGCAGACGATCATCGCCGGCTCGGTCGGGGTCGCGGCGGCCAGCTTTCTATCGGCGGTCGTTCCCGGCCTCGGGCGGCTTCCGGCGTACGCTCTCCTCCTCGTTGTCGCGACCGTGCTCGTCGTCTCCTCGCGGTACAGCCTGCTCGAAACCGTTCTCAAACTATTCGTCGTCGCACTTGGTGTCCTACTGGTGCTCGGCATCTTCGTCGCACCGCCTTCGGCCGAGGTGATCGCCGAGACCGCCTTCGCAGTGCCCGAGCTCCGGTCGGCGGTGTTCCTCGGGCTGTTCGCCTCGATGGCGGGGTTCGCGCCGACCGGCCTCGGCACGACGATCAATCTCGCGAGCTGGTCGATGGCGAAAGAGCAGGGCGCACGCGCGCTCCGCGATCGGAACCTCGACCCACACGACGAGCAGTTCCACGACTACATCGCGGCGTGGATCAAGACTGGCCGCCGTGACTTCAACCTCGCGTACGCGTTCACGTTCGTCCTCATCGTCGCGATGATCCTACTCGGGGCGAACGTGCTCTATCCCAACCCGCCGACCGACCAGAACCTCGCCATCGCGCTCGGCAGCATTCTGGAGGAGTCGTTCGGGCCGTGGGCCTACTGGGCGATGATCGTCGGGGCGTTCGCGGCGCTCTACTCGACGGTCATCACCCTCCTCGACGGTGCACCCCGGGTCGCGAGCGACATCCTGCCCCTGGTGCTCGAACGCGAGATGGACACCGAGCGGGTCCGCAAGACGCTCGTGATTCTGATGGCCGTGATCAGCTTCGTTCCCCTACTCGTCATCGGCTCGCTGCCGGTCACGCTGGTCGTCGGGGCGGCGATCATGGTCTCGGTGTTCCAGTTTTTCTACTACGTCGCCAACTACTACGTCGTTCGCGAGCACCTCCCCGCCCGGTTCCAACCCGGAACCGGTGCGAAGACGTACTACGCCGTCGCCACGCTGCTCGTGATCGTCTTCGGGCTGCTCGGCGCGGGTTCCCAGCTCGGGATCGTAGGCTGA